The following are from one region of the Haliaeetus albicilla chromosome 24, bHalAlb1.1, whole genome shotgun sequence genome:
- the LOC138681792 gene encoding ciliary microtubule associated protein 1A-like isoform X2, producing the protein MAKMEKGEALLLLPGRFHAGSPPGKPLGNSPALAAGSVAASDMDGAWVGTWRPHRPRGPIMAQFTSPGPKYSIPGTTGYLVHNPTKTKAPAYTFQRAKAPGTDSCSPGPRYYVQPSITRNGKYVAPAQHMGGLPKITTEVTPGPSDYSTDKANQHLYKCAPAPSMAFRHKAIKTNETPGPGTYTLPRLVGPNTAYTHASPCYSMKGKSKHNGFAEDLAKTPGPAAFPKVEVDTYRKRAPVYTMGSKSGIGGDKTVKPGPADYCLGKVRQPAQISSPALQQPALKHLPLPTGLLRTPDHLTGATNRRTAGLLPCLGPKPSRVRPKNTSLPLH; encoded by the exons ATGGCCAAGATGGAGAAAGGTGAAGCGTTGCTGCTCCTCCCAGGGAGGTTTCACGCCGGGTCTCCGCCAGGGAAGCCCCTCGGCAACTCTCCCGCTCTTGCCGCAGGCTCGGTAGCTGCCTCCGACATGGACGGAGCCTGGGTGGGCACCTGGAGACCTCATCGCCCACGCGGCCCCATCATGGCCCAGTTCACCAGCCCGGGACCCAAGTACTCAATCCCCGGGACAACAG GTTACCTGGTTCACAatcccaccaaaaccaaagccCCTGCGTACACTTTCCAAAGGGCCAAAGCTCCCGGCACAGACAGTTGCTCTCCGGGCCCTCGGTACTACGTCCAGCCCTCCATCACCAGGAACGGGAAGTACGTGGCTCCGGCACAGCACATGGGCGGACTTCCCAAGATAACGACCGAGGTCACCCCTGGACCAA GTGACTACTCCACCGACAAGGCCAACCAACACCTCTACAAATGCGCGCCGGCGCCGTCCATGGCCTTCCGGCACAAGGCCATCAAAACCAATGAAACTCCAG GTCCTGGCACCTAcaccctgcccaggctggtggGACCCAACACAGCCTACACCCACGCCAGCCCCTGCTACTCCATGAAAGGGAAGAGTAAGCACAATGGCTTTGCTGAAGACCTCGCCAAG ACGCCAGGTCCTGCTGCATTCCCCAAGGTGGAAGTGGACACCTACAGGAAAAGGGCTCCCGTGTACACGATGGGAAGCAAAAGTGGAATTGGAGGCGACAAAACAGTGAAGCCAGGACCGGCAGACTACTGCCTGGGAAAGGTAAGGCAGCCTGCCCAAATCTCCTCCCCTGCTTTGCAACAACCAGCCCTTAAGCATCTCCCCCTTCCAACGGGGCTTCTCAGAACTCCAGACCACCTTACTGGAGCGACAAACCGCAGGACAGCAGGCCTGCTCCCTTGCCTTGGCCCAAAGCCGAGCAGAGTGAGGCCAAAGAACACATCTTTGCCTCTGCACTAG
- the LOC138681792 gene encoding ciliary microtubule associated protein 1A-like isoform X1, whose amino-acid sequence MAKMEKGEALLLLPGRFHAGSPPGKPLGNSPALAAGSVAASDMDGAWVGTWRPHRPRGPIMAQFTSPGPKYSIPGTTGYLVHNPTKTKAPAYTFQRAKAPGTDSCSPGPRYYVQPSITRNGKYVAPAQHMGGLPKITTEVTPGPSDYSTDKANQHLYKCAPAPSMAFRHKAIKTNETPGPGTYTLPRLVGPNTAYTHASPCYSMKGKSKHNGFAEDLAKTPGPAAFPKVEVDTYRKRAPVYTMGSKSGIGGDKTVKPGPADYCLGKNSRPPYWSDKPQDSRPAPLPWPKAEQSEAKEHIFASALAQVLNGDTCSHVTSSSGGHTAAEGTSRAKGRPFSCRGDQLGGQGCLAKSGWS is encoded by the exons ATGGCCAAGATGGAGAAAGGTGAAGCGTTGCTGCTCCTCCCAGGGAGGTTTCACGCCGGGTCTCCGCCAGGGAAGCCCCTCGGCAACTCTCCCGCTCTTGCCGCAGGCTCGGTAGCTGCCTCCGACATGGACGGAGCCTGGGTGGGCACCTGGAGACCTCATCGCCCACGCGGCCCCATCATGGCCCAGTTCACCAGCCCGGGACCCAAGTACTCAATCCCCGGGACAACAG GTTACCTGGTTCACAatcccaccaaaaccaaagccCCTGCGTACACTTTCCAAAGGGCCAAAGCTCCCGGCACAGACAGTTGCTCTCCGGGCCCTCGGTACTACGTCCAGCCCTCCATCACCAGGAACGGGAAGTACGTGGCTCCGGCACAGCACATGGGCGGACTTCCCAAGATAACGACCGAGGTCACCCCTGGACCAA GTGACTACTCCACCGACAAGGCCAACCAACACCTCTACAAATGCGCGCCGGCGCCGTCCATGGCCTTCCGGCACAAGGCCATCAAAACCAATGAAACTCCAG GTCCTGGCACCTAcaccctgcccaggctggtggGACCCAACACAGCCTACACCCACGCCAGCCCCTGCTACTCCATGAAAGGGAAGAGTAAGCACAATGGCTTTGCTGAAGACCTCGCCAAG ACGCCAGGTCCTGCTGCATTCCCCAAGGTGGAAGTGGACACCTACAGGAAAAGGGCTCCCGTGTACACGATGGGAAGCAAAAGTGGAATTGGAGGCGACAAAACAGTGAAGCCAGGACCGGCAGACTACTGCCTGGGAAAG AACTCCAGACCACCTTACTGGAGCGACAAACCGCAGGACAGCAGGCCTGCTCCCTTGCCTTGGCCCAAAGCCGAGCAGAGTGAGGCCAAAGAACACATCTTTGCCTCTGCACTAGCTCAGGTGCTCAATGGTGACACATGCTCGCACGTTACAAGCTCTTCAGGAGGACACACTGCTGCAGAAGGGACAAGCAGAGCCAAGGGCAGACCCTTCTCATGCAGGGGGGATCAGCTGGGAGGGCAGGGGTGTCTAGCAAAGTCTGGCTGGAGCTAG
- the LOC138681792 gene encoding ciliary microtubule associated protein 1A-like isoform X3 codes for MAKMEKGEALLLLPGRFHAGSPPGKPLGNSPALAAGSVAASDMDGAWVGTWRPHRPRGPIMAQFTSPGPKYSIPGTTGYLVHNPTKTKAPAYTFQRAKAPGTDSCSPGPRYYVQPSITRNGKYVAPAQHMGGLPKITTEVTPGPSDYSTDKANQHLYKCAPAPSMAFRHKAIKTNETPGPGTYTLPRLVGPNTAYTHASPCYSMKGKSKHNGFAEDLAKTPGPAAFPKVEVDTYRKRAPVYTMGSKSGIGGDKTVKPGPADYCLGKVTLIKPQAPAPTFGLRHSLYTTPLLSLQ; via the exons ATGGCCAAGATGGAGAAAGGTGAAGCGTTGCTGCTCCTCCCAGGGAGGTTTCACGCCGGGTCTCCGCCAGGGAAGCCCCTCGGCAACTCTCCCGCTCTTGCCGCAGGCTCGGTAGCTGCCTCCGACATGGACGGAGCCTGGGTGGGCACCTGGAGACCTCATCGCCCACGCGGCCCCATCATGGCCCAGTTCACCAGCCCGGGACCCAAGTACTCAATCCCCGGGACAACAG GTTACCTGGTTCACAatcccaccaaaaccaaagccCCTGCGTACACTTTCCAAAGGGCCAAAGCTCCCGGCACAGACAGTTGCTCTCCGGGCCCTCGGTACTACGTCCAGCCCTCCATCACCAGGAACGGGAAGTACGTGGCTCCGGCACAGCACATGGGCGGACTTCCCAAGATAACGACCGAGGTCACCCCTGGACCAA GTGACTACTCCACCGACAAGGCCAACCAACACCTCTACAAATGCGCGCCGGCGCCGTCCATGGCCTTCCGGCACAAGGCCATCAAAACCAATGAAACTCCAG GTCCTGGCACCTAcaccctgcccaggctggtggGACCCAACACAGCCTACACCCACGCCAGCCCCTGCTACTCCATGAAAGGGAAGAGTAAGCACAATGGCTTTGCTGAAGACCTCGCCAAG ACGCCAGGTCCTGCTGCATTCCCCAAGGTGGAAGTGGACACCTACAGGAAAAGGGCTCCCGTGTACACGATGGGAAGCAAAAGTGGAATTGGAGGCGACAAAACAGTGAAGCCAGGACCGGCAGACTACTGCCTGGGAAAG GTGACGCTGATCAAGCCCCAGGCCCCTGCTCCCACTTTTGGACTCCGCCATTCCCTCTACACAACTCCTCTACTATCTCTGCAATAA
- the LOC138681793 gene encoding coiled-coil domain-containing protein 81-like has translation MPRIPGRSPQRCWHFPARLGHCWALLRGSPLLRFGAAPQPGAGSGGSGAALGGPVVTGRAAGARRRGVLGEELRRASLSLSGGQAAGAMEGCCTMAISLELSSLFPMLLQLSTKEVVAIWDAVSAYILGQLKQDKGVLVAGLGTFAMLQEQFQGKEEVYVVRRPVFRLELDVLCLQELAFPTVVIPGNVKIKPLNYKRLSQATSFPQHVVKDCMQETILLYSSQLKNGQRLSFAFKDIGVLSCKDDLLCMRFYSDCVTGLERKASRIALLHTRLWMPGAAVSSGATASQEMQAAPAHAFPRFQFLVISRLASKAFSAWHKKVAEKHSVRRGTEGSQAPDKLLQRRVKYSLPALPNQGPSTRQQDTEKKPSAR, from the exons ATGCCCCGCATCCCAGGGAGGTCTCCCCAGCGCTGCTGGCACTTCCCGGCGAGGCTTGGGCACTGCTGGGCGCTGCTCAGGGGCTCCCCACTGCTGCGCTTCGGAGCTGCTccacagccaggagcaggatcgggaggcagcggggctgcGCTGGGGGGACCCGTTGTGACCGGCAGAGCAGCAGGGGCACGTCGGAGAGGAGTTCTGGGCGAGGAGCTGCGAAGAGCATCCCTTTCCCTGAGCGGAGGGCAAGCGGCAGGCGCGATGGAGGGCTGCTGCACCATGGCCATCAGCTTGGAGCTCAGCAGCTTGTTCCCCATGCTCCTGCAGCTCTCCACCAAGG agGTTGTGGCTATTTGGGATGCTGTGTCTGCgtacatcctgggacagctgaaGCAGGACAAG GGTGTCCTGGTCGCAGGACTCGGGACCTTCGCTATGCTCCAAGAGCAATTCCAGGGCAAAGAAGAGGTGTATGTGGTTCGAAGACCCGTCTTCCGACTGGAGCTTGATGTGTTGTGTCTGCAGGAGCTCGCGTTCCCCACAGTGGTTATCCCCG GCAATGTCAAGATCAAGCCGCTGAACTACAAGCGGCTGTCGCAAGCCACCTCCTTCCCACAGCATGTGGTGAAGGACTGCATGCAAGAGACCATCCTCTTGTACTCTTCCCAACTGAAGAACGGGCAGCGCCTCTCCTTCGCCTTCAAGGACATTGGTGTTCTGTCCTGCAAAGACGACCTCCTGTGCATGCGGTTCTATTCTGACTGCGTCACAGGGCTGGAGAGGAAGGCCAGCCGGATTGCGCTGCTTCACACT aggctgtggatgccagGGGCAGCTGTCTCCAGTGGAGCGACCGCCTCTCAGGAGAtgcaggctgctcctgcccacGCGTTCCCGAG GTTTCAGTTCCTGGTGATCAGCAGATTGGCGTCCAAGGCTTTCTCCGCCTGGCACAAGAAGGTTGCAGAAAAGCACAGCGTCAGAAGAG gtACAGAGGGAAGCCAGGCGCCTGACAAGCTGCTGCAGAGGCGGGTGAAGTATTCCCTCCCCGCGCTGCCAAACCAGGGGCCGAGCACCAGGCAGCAAGACACGGAGAAGAAGCCTTCCGCCAGGTGA
- the LOC138681794 gene encoding uncharacterized protein → MGHPPAPRSHQLLLVSLCSLLPPCPGSSPRMKEASRQKPAPPARPTAALPSSEGCRRALQEVWKLSAEWERVKTRWEERRQQAKAEWAAWEAWSAGEDRQPPQVLGTEGIRAPHPPAQPRRKEVGGRWRKAENPLPAEEMAAAAQLQRLQPDHLSPRAAQVLRRLEPHQERRTIFRHVTENKRRKLEQQRQLPCTRCWYRSRGEGAGGGGCSSGC, encoded by the exons ATggggcacccacctgccccACGCTCACACCAACTCCTCCTGGTGTCTCTTTGCAGTCTGCTCCCACCATGTCCAGGCAGCTCCCCCAGGATGAAGGAGGCAAGCAGGCAGaagccagctcctccagccaggCCCACCGCTGCGCTCCCGTCTTCTGAAGGCTGCAGGAGAGCACTGCAG GAGGTCTGGAAGCTGTCTGCAGAGTGGGAGCGAGTGAAGACCCGGTGGGAAGAGCGGCGACAGCAAGCAAAGGCAGAATGGGCGGCGTGGGAGGCCTGGTCTGCAGGGGAGGACCGACAACCGCCCCAG GTGCTCGGCACTGAAGGCATTCGGGCTCCCcaccctccagcccagcccaggagAAAGGAGGTCGGCGGGAGGTGGAGGAAGGCTGAAAACCCTCTCccagcagaggagatggcagcAGCCGCCCAGCTGCAGAGACTCCAGCCTGA CCACCTTTCCCCACGAGCGGCCCAGGTCCTCAGAAGGCTGGAGCCGCATCAGGAACGGAGGACCATCTTCAGGCACGTCACTGAGAACAAGCGGCGgaagctggagcagcagaggcagctcccCTG CACGCGATGCTGGTACCGCAGCAGAGGAGAAGGTGCCGGAGGTGGCGGCTGTAGCAGTGGCTGTTAG